The DNA sequence CGTCGGTGATCAGGCCCCACTCGAAACGGTTCCGCAGCCGGTCCTCCAGCGTGACCAGCTGCTTCGGCGGCCGGTCGCTGGACAATACGATCTGCTTGTTGGCGTTGTGGAGCGTGTTGAACGTGTGGAAGAACTCCTCCTGCGTCGACTCCTTGTCCGCGAGGAACTGGATGTCGTCGACGAGCAGGATGTCCATCTCGCGGTAGCGCTTGCGGAAGCTGTCGCCCTTGCCGTCGCGGATGGAGTTGATGAACTCGTTGGTGAACTCCTCCGAGCTCACGTACCGCACGCGCGTGCCGGAGTACAGGCTCCGCGCGTAGTGCCCGATCGCGTGCAGCAGGTGCGTCTTGCCGAGCCCCGACTCCCCGTAGATGAAGAGGGGGTTGTACGCCTTCGCCGGTGCCTCGGCGACGGCGACCGCGGCCGCGTGCGCGAAGCGGTTGGAGGCGCCGATGACGAACGTGTCGAAGAGGTACTTCGGGTTCAGGCGCGCGGTCGGCTCACCGGGCCCGGGCGCCGGCGCGGGCTGCGCGGCCAGCGGTCCGGGGGCGCCGGTGGTCGGCAGGTTCGCGCCGACGGGGCCGCCGCGGTGCACATGGCCGGAGCCGGAGGGCGGCTCGGGCCGGTCGCGGCGGCCGTCGAGGCCCCGGCGGGCGTCCAGGTCGCGCCGGGCGTCGCGGTCGTAGTCGGCGCGCGGCTGGTCGTAGTCGGGGCGGTGCCCGTCGTACGACGACCGCTCCATCGGCTGCGGGCGGTAGTCCTGGGCGGGCGGGCCGTAGGAGTCCTGTTGGTACGAGTCCTGGCCGTAGGAGTCCTGCGGCGGCGACGCGTACGGGTCCCGCTCCGGGAAGCCGAGCCGCTGCTGCTGCCAGCCGTAGTCGTCCTGGCTCGGGCGCGGCCAGCTGCCGGGGCCGGGCTCGGGGCGCTGGTACTCGCTCGGGTAGGCCGGGCGCGCGGAGGGCAGTTGGTCGCCGGGTCGCT is a window from the Streptomyces sp. NBC_00299 genome containing:
- the dnaA gene encoding chromosomal replication initiator protein DnaA, producing MADVPADLAAVWPRVLEQLLGEGRGQGVEVKDEHWIRRCQPLALVADTALLAVPNEFAKGVLEGRLAPIVSETLSRECGRPIRIAITVDDSAGEPPAPPALPAPPQPRYEEPELPPYEGYGRHRADDQRPGDQLPSARPAYPSEYQRPEPGPGSWPRPSQDDYGWQQQRLGFPERDPYASPPQDSYGQDSYQQDSYGPPAQDYRPQPMERSSYDGHRPDYDQPRADYDRDARRDLDARRGLDGRRDRPEPPSGSGHVHRGGPVGANLPTTGAPGPLAAQPAPAPGPGEPTARLNPKYLFDTFVIGASNRFAHAAAVAVAEAPAKAYNPLFIYGESGLGKTHLLHAIGHYARSLYSGTRVRYVSSEEFTNEFINSIRDGKGDSFRKRYREMDILLVDDIQFLADKESTQEEFFHTFNTLHNANKQIVLSSDRPPKQLVTLEDRLRNRFEWGLITDVQPPELETRIAILRKKAVQEQLNAPPEVLEFIASRISRNIRELEGALIRVTAFASLNKQPVDLGLTEIVLKDLIPGGDGATPEITSTAIMSATADYFGLTVEDLCGSSRGRQLVTARQIAMYLCRELTDLSLPKIGALFGGRDHTTVMHADRKIRNLMAERRAIYNQVTELTNRIKNG